The nucleotide sequence CACACAATGAGTTTCTACCATGGTTTGATCATTTACTTCTACACCATTGTGAAAAACCAATCGTACGACTACGTGAGGAAACATGTCATTGTGGTGTTGGAAAACCTCAACCAGCTCTCGGATCTAATCGAGAACAAAGGTGTGAAAATTGTTCCATTAATCTGGCAAGGGTTCATGGCTGGGTGTGCATGCGCTGACACTGAACTCCAGCTAGGCTTCAAGGAATGGGCTGCAAAGCTCTGTAAGTCTGGTATGGGCTCCTACTGGGGTGCAAGACAGATAATGTTTGAGGTTTGGCGGCGGAGGCTAAACAGAGAAGAGAATGACGACTGGTTTTCCGTATACAAAGACTGGGAAATGAATCTTATGTTGTCGTGACTCTGATATTcccaatatatatatatatatatatatatatatatatatagcatttagcattttttttatatgtCTTTATCGAAATCGTACGCTATAAACATAGAGTGTGCGGTAGCGGCAGTGTCCTCCTGTGatgttgttttgtttgtgtgtgcAAGTGTGTGTCACTAGATTCGTATCACGTGAACCCAAAGACCATAGATTTCACTTCTTCCTCTCCTTTTCCAcatccgtacaccacacATGTCTTCGAAACATCCGCAAACCGGACGATTTTTAGTGTTAGTCCCCGTATTTAGGCGCAGCATATACTTTTGATTTCCAGATTAATAGAATATAGTAGTGATTATAAAGGTTTGGTGATTTTCGTTTAAAGGAAGTACAAGCCTGTTTTCTGTGGAGAAACGAATTAAAATAGAAGTATTTAAAGGAAGAGAGGGTGTAAAAGGTAGGAATCTTGAACGTCTATCGAAGATTTAAGCTGTGGGAAAATAGGATATTAGGAGAGATTTTCTGGGAAGTTAGACGGGACATTCATCGGGattaaaatatattataacaTATCAGAGCATCCTTTTTGTAGGGAAAATGAGCTTTGGAAAACTGATTAAACTTCACGCGCGTGGAGGGCCAAGCGATGACTACGATGGGCCGGATGAAGCGGATCTGGATATGGGACTGATAGTGTTTACTATGATGTTCATGTTTTTGACGTACTTGTTATCgattttgatatatttcGTTTCGAGATGGCTTGTGCGTAAAGTATTCACGAACAGGATTTCGTTGCACGAGGAAAGTGCCCTCGGTGGCCATAGACGCGGGGATCTTTCTATGGATAGGTATTTGGACGATCAGAACGAGGTGAAGGATTTGTTGGAGAGTCTTACTCCGGAAGAGCAGTTCTATTATAAGCAGGGTGAAGAATACGTGAAACAAAACCCACCGCTTATCATTCCCTATACTCCTAATAACAACGGTAGTGAGAATAGGGATGAGATAGTCCCTGATCCCATAATAAATGAACAAACGTTGCAGTATATTGAGGAAGAAGGGACTGCTGCATGGGAGTTCCAAGCTGATCCGAACTTGCCAAATGATACAGTTTTGATACAAGAAAGAACGGAACTTACCTTTTTAAACTACAACTACGATGCATCTGTGATGTCCACATTACCAATACCCAGACTTAACAAAGTGTATTATTATGAATGTAAAATATTCGAGTTGAATCAGGGCAAAAACCATTTGAGCGATAATGAAATGATTTCTATCGGACTTTCTGCCTCACCATACCCATACTTTAGATTACCTGGACGGCACCATCATTCTGTGGCATATGACAGCGATGGATGCAGGAGAATGAATTCCTCTTTTCCGGTGTCTCCAGAACTGCAGTCCCTTTTCCCCAGATTTGAAAAGGGGGATATTATCGGTATTGGGTATAGAACAAGAAGCGGGACTGTGTTCTTCACCCACAACGGgaaaaaattaaatgaGAAGAAGGTAGGTGGACATATTAAAGGTTGGAAACTAAAATATCTATATCCGATAGTGGGTTCTAATGTTCCTTGCAAGATTCATGTCAATTTTGGTACATACGGTTTCGTTTATATTGAAGCCAACGTGAAAAAATGGGGATACTCTAAAAATGTTGGTGTCAAATTACCTCCCCCATCCTATGAAGAATATGATCAAGATGTTCTGTTGGAAAGTGCGTATGAAGATGACGCATCAGATTCAGAAAGTATAACGAGCAGTTCCATCAGCGAACGAATCACAGATGAGTCCGGAAATATTCTACCGCCACCGCCAGGTTTTGAGTTCAGCACATCTGTACCTAGTGAAATAGCTGCAGATGCAATTACCATGGACTCGCTTCCCGTAGAGCCACCGATATATACTCCTtcagaagaacaacaagaacagcaAGGTAACGATGAACTAGAAGCAGAAACCGAGGAGGAACGTGTTGTCAAAAACAATACGATAGCAAATCAGTGTTTATAACAAGTACTTAACTATGTAGCACGAATGGTGTAAATGAAATGACAAACAACTGGATGGTATTTACGTGGTGATTAGAAATGATGCgaatcaaaagaaaaaaattaacaaAAGACAAACTAATAAGGGTAAAACCGATTAGAATTCCATATAAAGCTTTTCTTATTATTAAAACGTCAAAAGAATTTTGGATATGTTGTAAACATAAGATGTGTAAGATTGAAAATATAGTaatgatgaaacaaaagtAATGTTATAACTTGAATTCTTAAAAGCTATTTGCGAAAAGGTAGTCGATCTTTTTAAACACAAATTCGTatcgttcttctttcatttcatttggAGTATCATTCACGCTGCTCTGACTTGAAAAGAGTCATCATGTCAGCAAGATGTAATGATGATATGCTTAACGGTTAAAACTAGAAAAAATAGGAGGGGATTGAGCTTTTATTAGTGTGTTGACCCATTTGACTGTTGGTCTTGAAACAATAAAGTTGACATACCTTGGCTTTCTTGTAGATTGCTTGAGTTTAGGAAGTCCGGAGTTTTTGGTAtattagaagaaaaattatCGAAAGTCATCGAGTTAAAGTTATCATTTGTAGTTAGGAAAGATGATTGGATATTATGAGACATATTTGCCGTAGAGTCGTGAGGTATTAGATTAGGGTCGTCATTAAAATTTAAAGCCGGTATATTGGGCTCTGTAGGTGCTAAGGAATTCATTATTCCGTGTTGTATTTGTGTATGAGGGGCAGCAAAGTGTTCAGTGCTATTCAAATCAAGAATCAATGAATTCATGAATTTAAGTGATTCGTCCAATCCGGTAAGAACGTGTGGCATGTTGGAGCCCCCAATAAACGCATCGTTGACTTGTCTTCCTTCAGAGAAATCTTCGCAAATAGACCATTGATTACTTGAGCCATCATCAAGAGTTTCAGAGAAATAAACGGCGAATTTTGGAGATTTCGAAAGAGAAAGTCTTAGTTCAGCAATTTTAGATGGTCCCGAATCATTACTGTCTTCTGCGCCTGCTTGTTGATTCGAGTTTTTATTATCTGATCTTAGAGATTCGGTTGCCTCAAGGGACAATGAACAATTTACGACCGAATTTATTGGGAAGAAAATCCGAAACAATATTTTAGTGTTATTAGCAATAGCACTGAAGAAATAAtttatttcaaaatttttctttgatatcagGACCATTAGGTCAGTGGCGTTTGCCATGATTGTATTAATAGATATTGGTGATAAGTTTGATagtttttgtatttgaGGCAAAGATTCGCTTCTTAGATTCCCGCTTTTTAGACGTTTCCAAGAGCCCACTGTAAGCGATGAGATATCGATAAAATAGTAGCTAGAGTTTATTGTAAGAGGGATCTTATCGAACTCAAAGCTTGAGACTAAGGTAGTATTATCTGTGGCTCCTGGCCCTCCCATGCGTTTATCTGATTTTCTGTACTTGGATCTCCTGTTTTGGAACCATATTCTCACATTTTTCTCCGGAAGACCTGTTAACTCAGATATTCTTTTCCTGTTTTGTGCGTTAGGACTTGGGTTCATTTGAAACTCCCGTTTAAGAATCTCGAGTGCTTCTCCAGTCGCCCTTGTCCTCTTGGACTTTGGCTTATgcgacgatgacgatgagTTTTGAGTTTCATGGTTTGAATCTTGGTCTTCATCGGCGTCATGTCCGTGGCCGTTCGGATTACCGCTATTATTGCTATTGTAATCTCCGCTGTGGCTCTCGCTGCGGTCCCTATTGTCTAGTTCGGGAGCTATTCCTTCAAATATCCCCACGGTTTCTGAATCGTTCATCAGCGTTGCCGACTGGCTCCCGTACCCAGACTCACCTGAGTTGACCCTCTTTTCCTGGGTCGAACCATGCTCTTGGGCCTGCTCGTGATCCCCTAAAAACGTGTTCGAAGGATCAAATTCAGGCTGGAAATGCGGGAAGTCCTGTTGGTTGTAATCAAAGTTCTCCATGGCCGGTTAAAAAGCTCAAATAGAACGTATGTGTGTCTCTTTATCGTCAActcctcttttttttttttttctttcttcctcgaAAACTTTCACTGGTATTCGCTATTCGCTTCAATGCACGTTGTAATCCGACTCTTGCTAAGAGGCACAGAATAGCTTTCGACGATGCTAGAAAATTGAAGTCAAGAACCCGAAAACCTGCCTGTAATAGCGTTTGTTTCTTCCGATCTTTTATGCGTTTTCGTTGGTCGATGGTCTGATGGTTTAACGAAAAAGATTTGGAAACCGAATCGAGAAAACAAGTGAATATCTATTCCAAAACAAATCCGTCGTTCTCCAAcgtatacttttttttttctcactTAGATGTCAATACTTTCGCACAACGCTCCGTTGATTCCTGGTCTTTTCTGTATTGATACTCTACAAACCCTCTTCTACGCTATTGAAAGGATCAAAATCTCTTTCTAGTCACATCATTTTGAAGGAAAGCAGCGAAcatgattttgttttcagaaAGAACCTTGAAACAGTAAGAGGACAATACGTATACAATGATGTGAGAAGAGAGACCACGTATAGGCTGCGTACAGACCATTTATGACTTGAAGCTCGGCTGTAGCTGGGGCTGTAAGTGGGGAGAGTGTTGTGTGTATTTAGTACTCTATGTCGAGTGTATGGATGgaatctttcttttatttataCGTACTAGAGGACGATATTTACAACTTGTTACCGAGGTTGACATGGACGGACTTTACGTTTGTGAAGTTTGCTAATCCGTACTCACCTAGCTCACGACCGTGACCAGACATCTTCACACCTCCGAATGGGATGTTGATGTCGACGTCGTTGGATGAGTTGATCCAGACCATACCGGCCTCGACATCTTGGGCGAACTTGTGGCAGACGGTGATGTCCTTTGAGAACACTGCGGAACCTAGACCGTATTCGGAGTTGTTTGCGATCTTGATTGCATCGTCGTAGTCCTTGAAGGTTCCTACAACGATGACAGGGCCGAAGACTTCTTCCTGAGCGATTCTGTAGTGAGGCTTGACACCTGTTAGGATAGTTGGCTTGACGTAGTAACCGTTGGTGAGGGTTTCGCTGGCTGCGACTGGTTCTGGTAGACCGAGACCACCTAGAGCGACCTCGCAGCCTTCGTCGATACCGATTTTAATGTATTGGAGCACACGTTCTTGTTGCTTCTTGGATACCTGGGGCCCGACGATAACACTGTCGTCAGCTGGGGAGCCAACAATGTATGTGGACTTGACGTGCTCGACCAATTGCGCAACGTATTCCTTGTAGATGGATTCTTGCACGAAGACCCTGGAAGTACCGGAGCAGATTTGACCcatgttgttgaagatacCCCAGGCACTCCATTTGACGGCTTGCTCCAAGTCGCAGTCTTCGAAGACCATGTTGGCGGACTTACCACCACATTCCAAGGTGATGGGTTTCAAGTTGACTGCAGCTTGCTGCTGAATAATCTGGCCGACTGTGGTAGAACCTGTGAATGCGATCTTGTCGACTCCCAAATGTTGCACGATGGCACTGCCGACAGTGGCACCGGGACCCGAGACAACGTTAAAGACACCCGGTGGGAAGCCAGCCTCCTTCACAAGGTtagcaaagaaaaggatgGACAATGGGGTTTGGTCTGCAGACTTGAACACGGTGGTGTTACCGGTTGCAATGGCCGTCCACTTCCACGACATCATGGCCAATGGGTAGTTGAATGGGATGATACAGCCAACCACACCCAAAGGTTGGTGTAAAGTGTATGCTAACTTCTTGTTGCTTGGCAAGAACGATTGTCCGCCAGCCTTGTCGATCCAGCCAGCGTAGTACTTCAACACCTCGATGATCTCCTCCATGTCATATTTGGCATTGTTCGTAATTGGCTTACCAGTGTCCAACGACTCAACCTTGCTGAACAACTCGATGtctctttccaaaagattGGCCAGCTTGTAGAACAAGTCTCTCTTGGTGGTTGCTGGGGTGTCTCTCCAACCAGGGAAAGCGTCTCTAGCAGCCTTGACAGCAAGATCGACGTCGACCTTAGGATCAGCGCATTGCACTTTACATAGCTCTTCGCCGGTACTTGGGTTGTACGACGTCAACGTCTCAGACCCATGCGCCTCGACAAATTCGTTGTTGATGAATAGTCCTAGCGGTTGTTGGTACTCAGTACCATCTGCAAGTTTCAAAGTAGCAAAGGACATATTattctgtttgttttttctttcgcTTCTATTTGGTGTTCTAACCGTGATCCTTTAGCCTACTGTCTCAATTGATCAGAAGATAAACTAACTATTTGATATATACTACTAATATTGATTACTGCACATCGAAAACGTGAAGTGTACGGCTTCTGTCATACACCTCTTTATATAATTGTCCAAATCAGGGCTGCCACCAGCAAAAATGCAATCTCATCGCTCTAAATTGTAATCACCAACTTCAAACACTAATCAATCAATCGTAATCAAGGTTCAGATACATCACCAATAGTAATGACTAGAGTGTGAAcgtaaaaataaaaaatcaaaaaaaaaaaaaaagtagaagaagcagTGTACAATGTGTGTGTGCCAATACTACTAGGTAACAGCGTCCCTGGAGGGGCGCAGGCCGTAGGCCGTAGGCCGTACTGCGGTCGCTTGTTCCCTTGCTGCAAGacgaaagaaagaaaaaccgCCGTTAGGCTGCTGCTATTCGATAAGAGAGAGGATCGAGGGCCCACTCTAAAACCCATGTCGCATTAGCCGTGTTCTAAGCGAGTCCTCCGCCGCTTAGCGCAACCATCGCCGCTTAGCAACGAGTCGCTTATCTCTCTGTGTCTGCTGCGCTCGGTGTTGAGTCAAGCCCGCTTCGCATGGGAACGGAACGGCATATCTTTCCTTATCCGGACATTCTATGCGCACCTTAGATCTATGTTACCCGGTGGACGGACgaaaagagggaaaaaaaaaaagagagagagttgTGTGGGTGTATCTCTTTGTCTTAGGCGGTGGGGTCGGGATGGACAAGGAATTCAGTTCCCGAAATAACTACCGAAATGCGTTCGGGTTCTTGCTGCGCTTTGCTGTGCTATGCTGTGCTTTGCTGCGCTGTGTGGTCAGCGGAAACTTCCTGGGTCCGCGGATAGATAAATAACGGGGGGGAGGCGGGGGGAGAGGGttgtgtcacgtgattcTGTATCTTGAAAACCTAGTAGGAGTGGTACTCTGCTTTTCTTCAGCCTTTATTGGCCCAGCCCAGCGGGGAGCCTTGCGGCTCCCCTTCTCTGGTATTAACCCTTCTACCTGTGACTATCAATGACTACCTCTGGGTGCTGTTTAGATAATGAATctgataatgaaaaaaaaaaaaaaaaaggaagcgTACAAGCTTGTATAAAAGATATATAGAAATaaagggaagaagaacccGATTCCCTTGGGCATTATAAGCTGTACGGTGGGTCAGGGTCCATCAGCCGTATACAGAAGTAGAAATATGAGTTTGTTTCAAAGCATCAAAATTCCCCAGGTGGGAATTGAGTACCAGCAGCCTCTTGGTTTGTTCATAAATAACGAGTTTGTCAAGTCCAGCGATGGAAAGGTAATCGAAACAGTGAACCCAGCTACAGAAGAACCAATTACTTCTTTCTATGCTGCATCTCAGGAAGATGTGGATTCAGCGGTTAATGCTGCCAGAAATGCCTTCGATAACGTGTGGAGCAAGACTTCTCCAGAAGAGAGAGGAGCACtattgttgaagttgttcGATTTGATCGAAAGAGATAAACATCTTTTGGCAGCCATTGAGACATTAGACTCCGGTAAGCCCTACCATTCGAATTCCTTAGGAGATTTGGAACAGATCTTGCAACTAACCCGGTTCTTTGCCGGAGCAGCTGACAAGTTCAACGCAGGAAGCTACCTTCCTGTCAACCACGATAAGTACGCATATACCATGAAGGTGCCATTTGGCGTGGTCGCACAGATAGTGCCATGGAACTACCCATTGGCAATGGCCAGTTGGAAAATCCAATCCTGTTTGGCCGCTGGGAACACCATTGTGATCAAGCCCGCTGAAAACACATCTCTCTCGCTCTTGTACTTCGCTCAGTTGGTCAAAGAAGCAGGGTTTCCACCAGGTGTGTTAAATATCTTGCCCGGTTATGGTGCCATCGCAGGTTCTGCTCTAGCAAGCCATATGGGTGTCGATAAAATTGCGTTTACCGGCTCCACAGCTGTGGGCCAAAAAGTTATGGCTCTTGCTGCGCAATCAAATTTGAAAGACGTCACTTTGGAATGCGGTGGTAAATCTCCTTGCGTCATTTTTGCCGATGCAAATATAGACGAAGCCATACAGTGGGTTGCAGGAGGTATTCTTTATAACTCAGGCCAGAACTGTACAGCGAACTCCAGAATATACGtccaaaaagaagtctATAATGAGTTCTTGGAAAAGTTCAGCAAACATGTTGCAGAAACTTGGAAATTCGGCTCTAAATCAGATCCATTTGACGAGGACTGTACCATTGGACCAGTGATCTCAAAGGTTCAGTACGACCGTATTCAATCCTACATAAACCATGGtaaggaaaaagaaggattaACCATCAAACAATTCGCAGATTATCCTTCTAAGGGATATTTCATCCCACCCACTTTCTTCACTGAGGTTCCAATAACATCAAAACTatctcaagaagaaatatttgGTCCTGTCGGTGTCATCGCACCCTTCTCTGACTATGATGAGGCAATCAAACTTGCAAATGACTCTTCATATGGATTAGCCTCTTGCGTATTCTCTGAAAACGCCAGAACCACTGCTCAATTCGCTCGTGACATTAAATCAGGAACAGTCTGGATAAATTCATCTaacgatgaagaaatatctGTTCCATTCGGTGGGTTCAAAATGTCGGGAATCGGTCGTGAGTTGGGACCAAGTGGTGTAGAAGAGTACTTGCAAACAAAAGCAGTTCATGTTAATATATCTAAACTGTAAGTAAACCCAAGAACATTCATGAACAAGTTGGAATGAATTTTTTCAGcgagatatatatatatatatgtttgtGTAGCTATAATATTGATTCCAGGTTTTCTGCACtgaacttcttttccaaaagcCCTTTAATTTCCGTACACAGTACCTTCTCTTCATGCACTCGTTTGCCCTTTGTTTATAAAATGTTAAAGGAACGCCAAAAGTCAGAGCTAACAAATTTCACGTTCTTCATAGAAATCAAAGTTCAAACAAAATgtcaaaataaaagaagaagcggaCGGTGATATGTCGGCCTAGTGATAGCACATTTCCCAGAATCACTATGAAGTCTGTAAGTGCAGCACATCCATGTACTGTGTGccagaagagaaaggttAAATGTGACAGGAATCAACCAGTTTGTCACAACTGTGCTGCAAGAAATGAGATAGACGAATGTATCTACGAAAATAAACGGTCGAATAAGCGAGTAAGAGTCGGATCTGAACCTAGCAAATACGATACTGAATTATATTCACTGTGGAATGAATATGAGAATTTATGGCTTCGTGATGTAATGggccaaaaacaaaacgtGACTGACAATGGGATGGCACCCGGATTGGATAATCTACATAAAATCAATTATATGGACTTTTATGACGTCCTGATATCTAAAGATTTGTCTTTCGAGATACTCAATTACTCACTAGAAAGATTGGGATGGTTATACTTTGGTCTTTTCAGCGACGTTGGGGAAATTCTCGTTGAAATGGAGAAATTTTGGTCCTATTATGAAAGCTCACGCTTTGACCCAACCGAAGGTGATAAATCAGTTGACAGTATAGAGCTCTTTCAGAGCATTGATCAACTTTTATGGGATCTAATATTGCGATCAATTCTTACCACTACCGTCTTTTTCATGCCTGTGCATGAACTTCAGCGATTATTAAACGTTGAAAAGTTTAGAGAATATATACCTGATCTTGCAGAAAAAAGCGAATGGGATGAGAATACTCGTTTTCAGACATTCTCTGTGCTTTTAAGGTTAACTTTGCAGAAGCTATTGAGAGTTATTTTCACTATTAACAATGACCTCAGGATCGTTCAGATTTTTTTGATCTTAAGCAACACCtcatttcatcaaatataCCCAACTTTGGGAACTAACCTGCTTGTGCATTCCATTCACTTAACAAACTCGTTGGGTGTAAAGGACTttaaattgaaaataaatgaTACAGCAACCTCCAGGCTACGAAAGCTGACTTTCCAAAATATATGGTTCCGTTTGTCAACTATCGATTATTTGACATCCACGCCTTATAATCCAATAAATTTACATTCTCAAAATAAGTCCATTATTAAGCAAAATTATTTGGTCACACGTCTTGACACTGATATGGTTGATGTTtatgatattgaaaatacGCTGGAGTCTTTAAGATGGGAAATTCTAAGTTTGGATCGTGATTTAGAAGAAACTAATTCACCTTCGTTGAAGACTTTAGCTTCGATAAAAGATTTACTAATCCTTTTGGataaaagaattcaaaatattagTAACGAATCATCTATAAATAAGAAATTTGAGATATTCATCTTAAAATTACAATCaagttttgttctttggaAAACTCTAAGAGCAGAATTTACTCAACATGGAGTTGCTAGTGGTTTTCAAAAGCTGTGCTTTCAGTCTCAAGTAATAATCGGTCTATTTCTAACCAATATTCAAGATAATGTGCCTGAATTCAATTCTTATTTCTTATGTTTTTATGTTCTTTCTAGAATCTCGGCattccattctttttatGAAATATTCTTCGTTTCTGAAGAGAATGAACAATTGAGTACTGATTgcattgaaatatttgCAATGATGTCGCATAATTATCAGCCATTGAATATCGGAATTTTGTCAGACCTATCACGATTTGGTAAGCTTAAAACTTTAAAACAATCGGTTAAAGTTATAGATGGAAACAATAAACTTAATCATCCTGTGCATTATATCTTAAGGGAAGACATTCAATTATTCCGTCGCATGCTTggatataaaaaaaatatcacaTCGTCATTTGATTCTTCGATAGATGATAACCTAGAGAACAGCAACATGAGTAAAGAATTCTTAGAAATAGTCAATGGTTTTAGAAGTTCACATCCTCTTTTTGTCGAAACATGGAACTAATTTGTTGTTCAAATTTGCAAAGAACGGCCTATTGACTTATTTATGGCATCATTTAACATCTCTCAAAGACTTTATATAGACCCGGTAAATTTGCGACCTCTACTACATCCTTCAATAATCTTCTTGGAGCTAGAAGCCTCCTTTTAATAACCGGGAATATTACATGGTCCATGATATCGGTTAGTTCATGCATATCTGCCGCATATCTAGATTTTAGATATTCCGaatcattttcttcaactctCTCTATAATTGGAGGGATGTAAAATAATGCTAATTGTTTTAGAACCTCATCTAAGCATTCCTGCTCGTTTTCCCAATTCACCTGAGTGCCCAATCgataaaggaaaaatggTAGTTTCGATAGCGGCGGGTTGTAATCTTTTAGTAAAAGAGGAATGCTTTTAATTCTCGATAGTTTCCagtcttcatcattaaCGATGATTTCTATAGAGAAGTATTCATTCAACATTTCCTTCATGTTGCTGAGTTTTTTTACaatctcttcaattttctCAATTCGTAGAGTATCTATATTCTTCAGAATATTCATCAAAttgaaaccttcttctgttGAGTCTTCGTCAAAGAGAATGATCTTTCCaaagtttgaaaagtcTGTTAAACCAATCTGGTAGAATAATTCATTGCATATACTTCCATAATCAACCAAAAATAATTTCAAGTCGCATTGAATAGATGCGAGTCGTCTAGTTTCGTCAACTATTCCAACATAAGTCAAATTCGCAAAGATGTTTGTAAGTTCAGAATGACATTGCTGATCTACTAATTCCTTAAGGTTTTTAATACTGGTCAAGTTGACCGTTACTCTTTGTTTAGGTGACACATAGTATGTATTGCTTCTTGATGTAGTGTATTTTGTTAGAGT is from Kluyveromyces marxianus DMKU3-1042 DNA, complete genome, chromosome 2 and encodes:
- the aldA gene encoding uncharacterized protein, whose product is MSFATLKLADGTEYQQPLGLFINNEFVEAHGSETLTSYNPSTGEELCKVQCADPKVDVDLAVKAARDAFPGWRDTPATTKRDLFYKLANLLERDIELFSKVESLDTGKPITNNAKYDMEEIIEVLKYYAGWIDKAGGQSFLPSNKKLAYTLHQPLGVVGCIIPFNYPLAMMSWKWTAIATGNTTVFKSADQTPLSILFFANLVKEAGFPPGVFNVVSGPGATVGSAIVQHLGVDKIAFTGSTTVGQIIQQQAAVNLKPITLECGGKSANMVFEDCDLEQAVKWSAWGIFNNMGQICSGTSRVFVQESIYKEYVAQLVEHVKSTYIVGSPADDSVIVGPQVSKKQQERVLQYIKIGIDEGCEVALGGLGLPEPVAASETLTNGYYVKPTILTGVKPHYRIAQEEVFGPVIVVGTFKDYDDAIKIANNSEYGLGSAVFSKDITVCHKFAQDVEAGMVWINSSNDVDINIPFGGVKMSGHGRELGEYGLANFTNVKSVHVNLGNKL
- the ALD2 gene encoding aldehyde dehydrogenase [NAD(P)+] 1; the encoded protein is MSLFQSIKIPQVGIEYQQPLGLFINNEFVKSSDGKVIETVNPATEEPITSFYAASQEDVDSAVNAARNAFDNVWSKTSPEERGALLLKLFDLIERDKHLLAAIETLDSGKPYHSNSLGDLEQILQLTRFFAGAADKFNAGSYLPVNHDKYAYTMKVPFGVVAQIVPWNYPLAMASWKIQSCLAAGNTIVIKPAENTSLSLLYFAQLVKEAGFPPGVLNILPGYGAIAGSALASHMGVDKIAFTGSTAVGQKVMALAAQSNLKDVTLECGGKSPCVIFADANIDEAIQWVAGGILYNSGQNCTANSRIYVQKEVYNEFLEKFSKHVAETWKFGSKSDPFDEDCTIGPVISKVQYDRIQSYINHGKEKEGLTIKQFADYPSKGYFIPPTFFTEVPITSKLSQEEIFGPVGVIAPFSDYDEAIKLANDSSYGLASCVFSENARTTAQFARDIKSGTVWINSSNDEEISVPFGGFKMSGIGRELGPSGVEEYLQTKAVHVNISKL
- the PHO2 gene encoding Pho2p yields the protein MENFDYNQQDFPHFQPEFDPSNTFLGDHEQAQEHGSTQEKRVNSGESGYGSQSATLMNDSETVGIFEGIAPELDNRDRSESHSGDYNSNNSGNPNGHGHDADEDQDSNHETQNSSSSSHKPKSKRTRATGEALEILKREFQMNPSPNAQNRKRISELTGLPEKNVRIWFQNRRSKYRKSDKRMGGPGATDNTTLVSSFEFDKIPLTINSSYYFIDISSLTVGSWKRLKSGNLRSESLPQIQKLSNLSPISINTIMANATDLMVLISKKNFEINYFFSAIANNTKILFRIFFPINSVVNCSLSLEATESLRSDNKNSNQQAGAEDSNDSGPSKIAELRLSLSKSPKFAVYFSETLDDGSSNQWSICEDFSEGRQVNDAFIGGSNMPHVLTGLDESLKFMNSLILDLNSTEHFAAPHTQIQHGIMNSLAPTEPNIPALNFNDDPNLIPHDSTANMSHNIQSSFLTTNDNFNSMTFDNFSSNIPKTPDFLNSSNLQESQGMSTLLFQDQQSNGSTH
- the EAR1 gene encoding Ear1p — translated: MSFGKLIKLHARGGPSDDYDGPDEADLDMGLIVFTMMFMFLTYLLSILIYFVSRWLVRKVFTNRISLHEESALGGHRRGDLSMDRYLDDQNEVKDLLESLTPEEQFYYKQGEEYVKQNPPLIIPYTPNNNGSENRDEIVPDPIINEQTLQYIEEEGTAAWEFQADPNLPNDTVLIQERTELTFLNYNYDASVMSTLPIPRLNKVYYYECKIFELNQGKNHLSDNEMISIGLSASPYPYFRLPGRHHHSVAYDSDGCRRMNSSFPVSPELQSLFPRFEKGDIIGIGYRTRSGTVFFTHNGKKLNEKKVGGHIKGWKLKYLYPIVGSNVPCKIHVNFGTYGFVYIEANVKKWGYSKNVGVKLPPPSYEEYDQDVLLESAYEDDASDSESITSSSISERITDESGNILPPPPGFEFSTSVPSEIAADAITMDSLPVEPPIYTPSEEQQEQQGNDELEAETEEERVVKNNTIANQCL
- the CEP3 gene encoding Cep3p, which produces MKSVSAAHPCTVCQKRKVKCDRNQPVCHNCAARNEIDECIYENKRSNKRVRVGSEPSKYDTELYSLWNEYENLWLRDVMGQKQNVTDNGMAPGLDNLHKINYMDFYDVLISKDLSFEILNYSLERLGWLYFGLFSDVGEILVEMEKFWSYYESSRFDPTEGDKSVDSIELFQSIDQLLWDLILRSILTTTVFFMPVHELQRLLNVEKFREYIPDLAEKSEWDENTRFQTFSVLLRLTLQKLLRVIFTINNDLRIVQIFLILSNTSFHQIYPTLGTNLLVHSIHLTNSLGVKDFKLKINDTATSRLRKLTFQNIWFRLSTIDYLTSTPYNPINLHSQNKSIIKQNYLVTRLDTDMVDVYDIENTLESLRWEILSLDRDLEETNSPSLKTLASIKDLLILLDKRIQNISNESSINKKFEIFILKLQSSFVLWKTLRAEFTQHGVASGFQKLCFQSQVIIGLFLTNIQDNVPEFNSYFLCFYVLSRISAFHSFYEIFFVSEENEQLSTDCIEIFAMMSHNYQPLNIGILSDLSRFGKLKTLKQSVKVIDGNNKLNHPVHYILREDIQLFRRMLGYKKNITSSFDSSIDDNLENSNMSKEFLEIVNGFRSSHPLFVETWN